The Oceaniferula marina sequence CCTGCACCTTTTCAACAAAACGAACCTGATAGCCGACCCGATCGCCAAGCCCGGTTCCCATTTCTTCTGCCACCCTCCGGGCCACCGTGGCCGCGGCCAAGCGACGTGGCTGAGTACACCCGACCCGTCCATTCTTACCTTCCTCACAGGCCAACTGGTAGGCCATCTTCGGTAGCTGCGTGGTTTTTCCGCTGCCCGTTTCTCCGACAACAATCACCACCTGGTGCGAGCGCATCGCCTCCATGATCTCATCGCGGCGTTTTGCCACGGGAAGATCCGGGTAATTGATCGTAGGAATCTCAGGAGCCTTCGGCATTCGCAAAGCCTCATAAGTCCCGACACAAGAGTCAAGGGTGTTGAACCCGACAAGCCAAGAAAAGTAGAGCTAAGCTCCAAGCTGCAATCAAGCCAGTCAGCAGCTCCCCCACGATAACCCCATCCCACGAGAAGCCCAGGCTACAGGACCTCACGATACACATCCTTGTGCGGTCGCGGTATGACCACGGCATTCACCAGGACCCCGGCCTCACTGATCACCTTCTTGCCTGCATCCACGGCGGCCTGCACCGATGAAACATCCCCGGTAAAGGTCGCAAACGCCTTCCCTCCGAGAGCCATCGCCAATCTCACTTCCATGATCTTGACATCCGCGGCCTTCACCGCGGCATCCGCCGCTTCAATCATGGTCACCACATTAAAGGCCTCAAAAATCCCGAGAGCACCACTGGGTTCAACAGGCTGACTGCGCCCGATCGCAGCAAACACATCCGGATGAATCCGGGGCAATACCGTGTGATCAATCAGAAAACCACGCGCAGTCAAACAACCGACATGCACCGCGGACTTGACCGATGACACATCGCCACTGACCAAAACCATGTACTTTCCAGAACAGATCGACCGCGCCAAAATGAGTTTGACGTTCGCCGCTTTCAACATGGTATCGGTCACCGTAAACCCGGCGACAATACTGCTGACTTCAATAAGACCAATGGCTTGATGGTTGGACATAATCGTTAAAAATAAAAGTGAATCAATAGGGTGAAAATAAATACGGAGAGGCCGGTTAACCGACAGAAAGAACCAATGAGCTATCGGATACGGCTTCGATCACCCCGGCTAGTGGCGCGTGGATAATAGCGCCAAGATTTTTAGGCGCGGGAGCGGCAATAAGCTCTCCCTCGGAAACCTTCTGCCCGACAGATACCTTCGCCTCGGCGGGTGCCCCGGCATGCTGTTTAAGAGGCAACACCAACTGCTTCGGCACAAAGTCCACCGTCCGCACCGGAGCCGGACGATCGTATTCAAGGATATCCAACTTGGCCATCAAGCGCTTGGTCGGCGTTTTCCGGCCTTCGCGCATCGGGTGCGGCTCGGTCGGGCTCGCTCCGGTCCATTGGAAGCCCTTCTCCCTGAGTCGATCCTTGGCCGAATCACACGCTTCTTTCGGGAACAAGGCTTCAGGACAGGCAAACAAGGTACAAAGGCCACAGGCACAACACAATGCCGCCCATTCGCTGTACCGCTCGTCACCAGAACTTGTAAAGGACAGGCTGCGCATCACTTGGTGCGGCTCGATATCATAACCAAGCAGGTAGCGTGGACACAACTCGGTGCAATACCGGCACTGGTCACAGGCCGACTTCCCAATGGCATCCATGTATTTCAACGGTTGCATCTTACGCACCATAATCGGATGCGTCCGATCCAGCACAATGATCCCGCTTGAGGTTTTGGTAACGGGTTCATCCAAATCTTCCCCCAGGCGACCCATCATCATCCCTCCGTGCATCAGCACAGGATCGGGAACGGTCACGCCTCCAGCCATCGCAATCAGATCACGGTAACTCACCCCAACAGGGACTTCTGCGGTAAACGGCTCAGCCACCGCGCCGGCAATCGTCAAGGTCTTGCGAATCACAGGCTTGCCGTCCACGGCGAGCGCCATGTTGATCAATGATTCCACATTGCTCACCAGACAACCGACATCTTTCGGCAGCCCCGCTGCAGGAATCAACTTCCCAGTCACTTCATATACCAAATCAAACTCATCTCCGGCCGGGTAAAAGTCTCCGAGTAAATGCACCCGGGCCATCGTTCCCTCACAGGCAGCTTCACAAGCCTTCACCGCCTCCGCATTTTTTTCCTTAATGCCGATGACCGCTTCTTTCGCACCCACCGCTTCCACCACGAGCAACAAGCCACGCACCAACTCGTCCGCACGCTGTTCCATCATCGCCGCATCCTTGTGCAGTAAAGGTTCACACTCCGCACCATTCACAATCACCGTGTCGGCAGACGCCGCAAGTTTCACATGAGCCGGAAAGCCTCCCCCACCAGCACCTACGACGCCGGCATCACGAACTTGATCTGCAAATTGATTGGTCACACACAGACCGTAAAAAGACCACCACACATGACAAGCAAAAAAAATCAAAGAAAAACAAAGAATTTGCAAAGCTCCGACCTCTGATCATCTGTCATCCTGCTCATCTTTCCTTGACCTAAACCAAAGGCCAAACCACATGTATAGCTATGATACAGAGTCTGTCACTCATCCTCCTTTCCTGCTTTCTCATCCTAGCGGAGCTTCCCCATTCGGCGGAAGCCGCCGCCCCGCTACCAAGGTTCCGCGTCGAAACCAAAGGCTTCAAGGCATCCGAAGCCGATATCAAAAACTTGCTCGACAGCGCCACACTCGAACTCTGGAAACATTTCCCAAACTACCCACTCGACCCCATCGTCATCACGCGTGGCAACGACGGTCCCATCGTTCTTTACAAGCGCAACAGTAAAGATGAAATCGTGGTCCGGCTCGACACCTCAGGCTCCTACTGGTCCCAGTACAGCTATCAATGGGCACATGAATTCTGTCATATCCTCTGCGGGTTCCGACCGGACGGACGTGAAAACAAATGGTTTGAAGAAACCCTCTGCGAACTTGCCTCCCTCTACGTGATGCGAAGCATGGCCAAAACCTGGGAATCCAAGCCACCATACCCGAACTGGAAAAACTACCGTCACTCGCTGCAAACATACGCAGATAATGTCATCGCCAAACGCGAAAAAATCACCCCATTCCAACTGGATAATTTCTACCGGAAACACGCCACCTCACTCCGGAAAGACTCAACCCAGCGCCACCTCAATGGGGCCATGGCTGCGGCTTTACTACCACTCTTCGAAGAAAAACCAGAACACTGGGAAGCGATTCGCTGGCTCAATACCAAGCCGGCCACCAAGGGCATGAGCTTCGCACGCTATCTCAAAAAATGGCACGACTCCGTTCCTCACAAACATAAATCTTTCGTCAAAAAAATCAGCAAACTCTACGGCGTGAGTGTGTAATTCCACTCCGCTTGCTGATACCCATCTCCTGTTGACAAATCCGGCATCCTGCACGTCAATACGCGCGACTTATGCCAGTTCCTCATCTTGACCTCTCTTCCTTTGGCCTCCCGGACATTCTGAGTCTGGAAGAACCGAGTCCCGGCTACCCGGTCATCCGGATCAGCAACCCGTTCGCCGACGCTTGTATCGCTCTTCACGGCGCCCATCTCACCCACTTTGCCCCACAAGGTGAAGAACCGGTTATCTTCACCAGTCAGGACGCGGTCTACCGTGAAGGTAAAGCCATTCGTGGTGGCATCCCGGTTTGTTGGCCGTGGTTTGGAGCCCACCCCGACGGCAAAAAAAATCTTCCCGCCCACGGCTACGCCCGCACCACGTTCTGGCATCTGGTATCGGTAAAAAACGATGCCTCCGGCACCCACCTCCTTTTCTCACTTCCACCACAAGCAGACAAAGAACAAGGGACGAAATTAAGCGCCACGCTCGAGTTTTCCATCGGCCAAACCCTGACGCTCAAACTCACCAGTAACAATATCAGCCAAAACACCCAACGATTCAGCGAAGCCCTGCATACCTACTTTGCCGTTGACGATAGCCGCCACACCGAGGTTTCAGGCCTCGATGGCGATCATTACATCGACACCACCGGAGACAAGGAAACTAGGAAAACCCAATCTGGTCCGGTCGGCTTTCCCGGAGAGATCGATCGTATCTACCACAGCTCCAGCACGCTCACGGTCCGCGAGCAAACCAAACCGAGGGCCATCACCATCAACAAAGACAACAGCCAGAGTTCCATCATCTGGAATCCGGGCGAAGAAAAAGGAAGCGCCATGGGCGATCTGGCCAATGACGAAATCACCCGCTTCATCTGTGCCGAATCCGCTAATGTTCGCGAACAGAGCATCGAACTTGCTGCGGGAGCGTCACACACACTCACCTTTAACATCTCTACCCAAGCCTAATGTTCCATCACCAACAGCAAGAAATTCAAGAGGTCATCCACAATGCCAAGGCTGTCCTGTTCGACTTCGACGGCATCATCCTCGACAGCGAATG is a genomic window containing:
- a CDS encoding 4Fe-4S dicluster domain-containing protein: MTNQFADQVRDAGVVGAGGGGFPAHVKLAASADTVIVNGAECEPLLHKDAAMMEQRADELVRGLLLVVEAVGAKEAVIGIKEKNAEAVKACEAACEGTMARVHLLGDFYPAGDEFDLVYEVTGKLIPAAGLPKDVGCLVSNVESLINMALAVDGKPVIRKTLTIAGAVAEPFTAEVPVGVSYRDLIAMAGGVTVPDPVLMHGGMMMGRLGEDLDEPVTKTSSGIIVLDRTHPIMVRKMQPLKYMDAIGKSACDQCRYCTELCPRYLLGYDIEPHQVMRSLSFTSSGDERYSEWAALCCACGLCTLFACPEALFPKEACDSAKDRLREKGFQWTGASPTEPHPMREGRKTPTKRLMAKLDILEYDRPAPVRTVDFVPKQLVLPLKQHAGAPAEAKVSVGQKVSEGELIAAPAPKNLGAIIHAPLAGVIEAVSDSSLVLSVG
- a CDS encoding BMC domain-containing protein, translated to MSNHQAIGLIEVSSIVAGFTVTDTMLKAANVKLILARSICSGKYMVLVSGDVSSVKSAVHVGCLTARGFLIDHTVLPRIHPDVFAAIGRSQPVEPSGALGIFEAFNVVTMIEAADAAVKAADVKIMEVRLAMALGGKAFATFTGDVSSVQAAVDAGKKVISEAGVLVNAVVIPRPHKDVYREVL
- a CDS encoding D-hexose-6-phosphate mutarotase, giving the protein MPVPHLDLSSFGLPDILSLEEPSPGYPVIRISNPFADACIALHGAHLTHFAPQGEEPVIFTSQDAVYREGKAIRGGIPVCWPWFGAHPDGKKNLPAHGYARTTFWHLVSVKNDASGTHLLFSLPPQADKEQGTKLSATLEFSIGQTLTLKLTSNNISQNTQRFSEALHTYFAVDDSRHTEVSGLDGDHYIDTTGDKETRKTQSGPVGFPGEIDRIYHSSSTLTVREQTKPRAITINKDNSQSSIIWNPGEEKGSAMGDLANDEITRFICAESANVREQSIELAAGASHTLTFNISTQA